The following coding sequences lie in one candidate division KSB1 bacterium genomic window:
- a CDS encoding SPASM domain-containing protein encodes RFLAEANFLVGLSLDGPPHVHDRYRRLAGGQSSWERVVRARDLLLEAGVEVNALIVVNEYSVRFASEIYEFHKSSGLIHMQFIPCVETDPRDPTRAAPYSVEAEAYGRFLCEIFDLWISDFRHGKPTTFVRWFDSLFYTYVGLGAPECTLLEECGSYLVIEHNGDVFSCDFFVEPRWRLGNVLEGKLVDLLNSPRQQEFGLRKRHLPSECTSCRWLPHCQGGCPKDRTRDPRDGGLDHFCRSYRMFFEHAHPRLRALAKQWLAERSGDLGPKRQIGRNDPCPCGSGLKYKYCCGKR; translated from the coding sequence GCGGTTTCTGGCCGAGGCCAATTTCCTGGTCGGACTTTCCCTGGACGGTCCCCCGCACGTGCACGACCGCTACCGACGGCTCGCCGGGGGACAGAGCAGCTGGGAGAGAGTTGTGCGCGCCCGTGACCTTCTCCTGGAAGCGGGCGTCGAAGTAAACGCGCTCATCGTCGTCAATGAGTACTCGGTCCGTTTCGCCTCCGAGATCTACGAGTTTCACAAGTCCAGTGGCTTGATCCATATGCAATTCATCCCCTGCGTGGAGACAGATCCCCGCGATCCAACGCGGGCAGCTCCGTACTCGGTCGAGGCTGAGGCGTACGGCCGCTTCCTGTGCGAAATCTTTGACCTGTGGATCTCCGACTTCCGCCACGGGAAACCAACGACTTTCGTTCGCTGGTTCGATTCGCTGTTTTACACGTACGTCGGGCTCGGGGCGCCGGAATGCACGCTTCTGGAGGAATGCGGCTCCTACCTGGTCATCGAACACAACGGCGACGTGTTTTCGTGCGACTTCTTTGTTGAGCCCCGCTGGCGTTTAGGCAACGTGCTCGAGGGGAAGCTGGTGGACCTTCTGAACAGCCCTCGCCAGCAGGAATTTGGGCTGCGGAAACGACACCTGCCCTCGGAATGTACGTCCTGCCGCTGGTTGCCCCATTGTCAGGGGGGCTGTCCAAAAGACCGCACACGAGATCCTCGCGACGGCGGCCTGGACCATTTCTGCCGCTCGTACAGGATGTTCTTCGAACACGCGCACCCCAGACTCCGTGCCCTCGCAAAGCAGTGGTTGGCAGAGAGGTCCGGAGACCTCGGCCCCAAGCGCCAAATCGGACGGAACGACCCCTGTCCCTGTGGCAGCGGGTTGAAGTACAAGTATTGCTGCGGGAAACGATGA
- a CDS encoding metallophosphoesterase, which yields MGKPRGLLVGGFVLLTVVAATGCAPRPNLLQAIQVLPLLGEPDPAFRKGPYVQNVTATSAVIMWQSEAPEIGAVAYGTTERLQDTLREQEACRLHEIRIAGLEPSTRYYYRALSGGRPSPLGSFRTAVRAGEPFSFAVFGDSQNGPFRHGAIAERVLQAEPHFVLRTGDLVERGHVEKQWDLIYFRPAANLIRSVPVFAALGNHEGHAEQFFAYFSLPGNEQWYSFDYGNAHFVALDSDLDYLREGGQQLRWLEEDLASSRADWKVVFFHHPPFTAARRYYTLDRLERQRLLHPLFERHRVDLVFSGHDHNYERSRPIASRVGEPPVTYIVCGNGGAKMRSIGRRAWTAHAERTHGYVLVRIHGLRLHLEAWSVDGRKMDELEIDKSDSAHWSQYCLSAVDYDEIAQPDTVARALEEADDLLDEKRFAAAIPFFEKAYGADTNCVEALAGLAACYAGLDSVAKAVSLARMAVAKRPNLPDPYSLMVHLHRRHRHFEEALTWARKWCELEPDIPGPFKALAEVYEAQGQYLQAAQALLEGLRIWPSEAELYLHLGELCEKLKDRKAALAALERGLYWFWEESESAKVREARARVEKLRRELR from the coding sequence ATGGGGAAGCCAAGAGGCTTGCTGGTAGGTGGCTTTGTTCTTCTTACGGTCGTTGCCGCCACGGGCTGTGCTCCCAGGCCGAATCTCCTGCAAGCCATCCAGGTCCTGCCGCTCCTCGGGGAGCCAGACCCTGCCTTTCGGAAAGGTCCTTATGTTCAGAACGTGACGGCTACCAGTGCCGTAATCATGTGGCAGAGTGAGGCTCCCGAGATTGGCGCTGTGGCGTACGGGACGACCGAGAGGCTCCAGGATACCCTTCGGGAGCAAGAAGCTTGCAGGCTGCACGAGATCAGGATCGCCGGGCTCGAGCCTTCGACCCGCTATTATTACCGGGCCCTGAGTGGCGGTCGTCCCTCCCCCTTAGGCTCGTTTCGCACGGCCGTGCGGGCGGGTGAGCCGTTCTCGTTTGCCGTGTTCGGCGACTCACAGAATGGCCCCTTCCGCCACGGCGCCATTGCCGAAAGGGTGCTGCAGGCTGAACCCCATTTCGTGCTGCGTACGGGAGACCTCGTCGAACGCGGCCACGTGGAAAAACAGTGGGACCTGATCTATTTCCGACCGGCGGCTAACCTGATCCGGTCCGTGCCGGTGTTCGCGGCCCTGGGCAACCACGAAGGACACGCGGAGCAGTTCTTTGCCTATTTCTCACTGCCGGGAAACGAACAGTGGTACTCATTTGATTACGGCAACGCGCACTTCGTGGCCCTCGACTCCGACCTGGATTATCTGCGTGAGGGCGGCCAACAGCTTCGGTGGCTCGAAGAGGACCTGGCAAGTAGCAGAGCGGATTGGAAGGTTGTCTTCTTTCACCACCCGCCTTTCACGGCAGCGCGGCGCTATTACACGTTGGATCGCCTGGAAAGGCAGCGGCTCCTCCACCCTCTGTTTGAGAGGCACAGGGTCGATCTTGTCTTCAGCGGGCACGACCACAATTACGAGCGGAGTCGTCCTATAGCCTCCCGAGTGGGCGAGCCGCCTGTAACCTACATCGTTTGCGGCAATGGCGGCGCCAAAATGCGGTCGATCGGCCGCCGAGCATGGACAGCCCACGCTGAGCGCACCCACGGTTACGTACTGGTTCGTATCCACGGGCTCCGCCTGCACCTTGAGGCGTGGAGCGTCGACGGACGCAAGATGGACGAGCTGGAGATTGACAAGTCCGACTCCGCCCACTGGAGTCAATACTGTCTTTCAGCCGTGGATTACGACGAAATCGCCCAGCCCGACACTGTGGCCCGTGCCCTCGAGGAGGCGGATGACCTTTTGGACGAAAAGCGGTTCGCCGCAGCGATCCCCTTCTTCGAGAAGGCCTACGGGGCCGACACGAACTGCGTGGAGGCCTTAGCGGGATTGGCTGCTTGCTACGCCGGCTTGGACAGCGTCGCCAAGGCGGTCTCCCTGGCCCGGATGGCGGTGGCAAAGAGGCCGAACCTTCCGGATCCCTACAGCCTTATGGTGCATCTCCACAGGCGCCACCGCCATTTCGAAGAGGCGCTGACCTGGGCCAGGAAATGGTGCGAGCTTGAACCGGATATCCCCGGTCCGTTCAAGGCTCTGGCGGAGGTGTACGAGGCGCAGGGCCAGTACCTGCAGGCCGCGCAGGCCTTGCTGGAGGGACTCCGCATCTGGCCAAGCGAGGCTGAACTTTATCTCCACCTCGGAGAGCTTTGCGAGAAGCTCAAGGATCGCAAAGCAGCTTTAGCTGCGCTGGAGAGAGGGCTGTACTGGTTCTGGGAAGAGTCCGAAAGCGCCAAGGTGCGGGAGGCGAGGGCCCGTGTCGAAAAGCTGCGGCGAGAGCTCCGCTGA